The DNA segment AAAAGGAAAATCTGCAAATGATCATTCCTAATTTCGATGCGGAGTTATATCCTTACATTCGTTTGGAGCAAAAACTCGCTTCTATGGGTATCCGGACCTTCCTGCCTACCATGCAGCAGTTTGAGGATAGGCATAAAATGAATTTACCCAGGTTTGGTGAGAAATACGGATTCAATGTTCCGGCAAGCATAAATATTTTCCAACCCGGTGAGTTGGAAAAAATTCAGGATGAATTTACCTACCCGGTGCTTGTCAAGGGTAAGTATTATGACGCCTGGGTGGCCTACAATATGGATCAGGTTAAAAATTATTACAATAAGATCACAGCC comes from the Bacteroidota bacterium genome and includes:
- a CDS encoding biotin carboxylase encodes the protein MNKPRLTIAVTALNAIDSPGPGVSVIRALREASSFDVRIIGLSYEALEPGIYMHQLVDHTYQVPYPSSGTEPLLERLSYIHEKENLQMIIPNFDAELYPYIRLEQKLASMGIRTFLPTMQQFEDRHKMNLPRFGEKYGFNVPASINIFQPGELEKIQDEFTYPVLVKGKYYDAWVAYNMDQVKNYYNKITA